The sequence GAATTCAGTTTCCTAAACATGGAAAACCTTATGCGTTTACCCGTTTATGATAGGGATTATTATGTGAAAAATGATTGAAGATGTGTACATAATTGCAGACTAACATGCATAGAAGTGTGCGATGTCGTAGGGTTACATGAAAAGCTAATATAATTTCCTTATCTATTTGTTCCTTAGTAATGGATTATCTCAACAAAGACATATAACACGATGTTATTTAAATAGACTAGGCGAAACACATAAAGATGGAGGTGGAAGTTTTAAAGGAACACGTCAAACTTGAAATAGCATCTAAGTATGATTTCAGTTATTGAAATCTAAACCAAAGTAACGGTAAGGTTATTTAAGTATGAAGTAGTCACTTATGGTATCTTTCGTTTTCTGGGATCAGTTTATGTAAATGTTAATCATCAGCAACCTTGTATATAAGGTAAAAAACCTTGTATATAAGGTAAAAAATTAAAGCGTTTTGTTTTGCATATCAAAAGTATGCATAAACACTGTATGACACTGATTTGCCGGTTCCAATAATTTAAGTTTTTGCCTTAAATTTGTTCTTTCATGGTGTGCTTACTTGTATTATAGAGCTTACATCTATCTCAAAACTTTGTTCATTGTGTTTTTTCACAGTATGTTGAAAGATTAACAGTTTCTAAGGCTAAATAACCTTTTTTATATAACTAAATTTCAGGGTTTTCAGATGATACAAATTCAAGAACTGTGACTAAGGTTGATGCTCACCCTTCTTCAAGTAGCAGAACTGGATCTACAATACTCATTATATGCATCACACTTTCAGCAGTTGGGGGTTTGTCATTTTTCCTTTTCAAGTTATGGCAAAAGAAGAAACGTGATGAACAATATGCTCGTCTTTTAAAGTTGTTTGAACAAGATGATGAGCTTGAACTTGAACTTGGTCTTCGTGATTGAGTTAATTCAATCTAGGTACAGATTCTTACTGGTTGTATCTGTATATTCTAGCTGAAGCTCATACTGTACCTACTATTTTAGTGTGATGACTAACGAAAGCAAGACCTTTACAATGAATTATCTAAATTTCTTGATAAAAACAGTTTAGGAGGTTGTACATCAAAAATAGACTTTGGGAGACCTTCAACCCATGTGATGCATTACCCTTTCACTTAAAGAATTATCGTTGGACTTGTTTTTGATAGAACACAACCACAGCTACTCATACATTAATCAATGAGTTGTAATTGCCACCACCACTCAACATTCTcagatatacaacaacaacaaaacctaataccacataagtggtgtatggggaggggtgagatgtagacaatccttcccctatccgagaataaaaacaagtcatttctccactcagagtgaaaacactctcaaaggtagagaaagtcatccctctctctatttgacggatagagagattgtttccgagtggacctccggccaataagtaggagaaaatttaaaaaaaataaaataaatttaaaataaaattgagacgccatgaaaatggtaaaatcaaatttccatgggttttaaatcctgcctgaaatttactttaagctctaagagtcagtcaagtcgccaataaatcgactcttgttgtcgactcaataactagagccgggAACATTCTCATCATGCTATGCTGGTTGATTATATACTTTACTAAAATTTTCAGGACATATATCATCATGCTATGCTGGTTGATTCAAATAGGGTCCCTCTTTTTAGTTTGCGATAATAAAAATACTTGCTATTTGGCTATAACTCGTGGCCCTTTGTGGCACAGGTGTACATGGAAGTTATTTATCTGAACGCTAGTCCCAGCATCCAGATACGCAATGAGCAAGTGTATATTGTGTATAGATGATATCCACATGAAGACAAGTCTCAAATATTCATTATATTTGTACCAACATGAAAAAAACTGTACTTACCTTTTTTTCAGGTACCATATACGTTTTTTTCTTTAATTGGCCTCGTGTGTTCTGTATGTTTATTAGTAGTTGAAATAGCTTGCACATTGATTCATCTAAAGTCTAGGAAAGAGGAAAATCTTTCAATGTTAGAACCACCTTATGTTGTTGACTATTTTACGCAGACATTGAGATTGAGATTATCATGTAAAGAAGAAAAAAATTGGCAGTAACCAAAAAAAACAGACCACATTTCAATTTCTACAAATCATTTTCACCAATTAAACCACATATTAAGCATATCATATACTCCGTATAAAAGATGGTACTGATATTTTATTGAAAAAGTTTAATCTGCACAAGAACCATACCAAATAGACAAAGTTCCACGGCATTAAAACAACATCAGTGTGCCATGACTCAAGGTTCTACCTATAATTCTTTCCTATCACTTAACTATAAAGTTTCATTTCAAATCTAAAGCACGGCAAGGAACTGAAAAGTAAAGGACGAACCAGTTCAAGAAAAAACAATGAGAACCCTTATACACAACTTCATTGAAAATTACCAGACAAAAAATCTTGATATTACTTCAATTATAATATTAAATCCCTTTTAGTTTCACTTGCTGTCGGTAAAATCAGCATCAATGACGTCGCCTTCAGGTCCCTTACTTGATGGTTCAGATGACTCAGAACCGGAGCCTTCACCAGGTGAGGGTCCAGCTCCTGATGCACCAGGCTGGTTGTACAGGGACTGACCAAGCTGCATAACTTCTTGGTTAAGGGCAGCCATAGCATCTTTTATGGTCTGTGTTGAGCCACCAGATATGGCCTCCTTAAGTGATCCGAGTTTCTCCTCGACCTTCTCTTTAACAGGGGCGGGAACCTTGTCACCCAATTCTTTTAGCTGTTTTTCTGTCTGGTAAACTACTGAATCTGCTTGGTTCTTTGTGTCAATGGCATCACGTTTTTCCTTGTCTTCCTTTGCAAACTTCTCGGCTTCATTAACCATCCTTTGTACCTGTTTGTCACAAATCCATGTATCAGAATTTTTCCATTTATAAAAAAATTAAGTCAATCCATAAATATTTAATCGTAAAGGAATACAGAGCAGTTCGGTTTGTATTTATCCATAAAGATTATTAAAGATTTACATTATAATTTGGATTGTTATTGTTTTTTCATAATCGTAGTTGGCATTTAACCCAGAAAGCCCAACTAGATAAAAGTGATAGATACCTCATCATTAGGCAGTGTGCTAGCACCAGTGATAGTGATATCTTGTTTCTTTCCTGTGCCTTTGTCAAGGGCGGTGACAGACAAAATACCATTTGCATCAATGTCGAATTTGACCTCAACTTGTGGAACGCCACGTGGAGCAGGCGGGATTCCATCAAGACGGAAGCTGCCAAGAGACTTGTTGTCTCTCACAAATTCTCTTTCACCTTGAAGAACGTTGATCTCGACACTCGTCTGCCCATCAGCAGCTGTTGAAAAAACCTCTGATTTTGAAGTGGGTAGGGTCGTGTTTCTAGGTATAATCTTTGTCATCACACCACCAAGGGTTTCCAGCCCAATGGATAACGGTGTAACATCAAGTAGAACAATATCACTAACATCTCCAGCTAAAACACCAGCCTATAAATCAAAAATCAAATCATAAGCTAATTTAGTACGAGATGAGTAAATCACAAATGAAAACAAGAATCGGTTGAAGAGGATGATATACCTGAACTGCAGCACCCAAAGCAACAACTTCATCAGGATTGACGGTGACATTTGGTTCCTTTCCAGTCAAGCCCTTAACGACTTCCTGAACAGCTGGTATACGTGTTGAACCGCCAACAAGTATCACTTCATCTAGATCCTTAAAAGATAACTTGGCATCTCTCAGGGAATTTTCAACTGGTTTTTTAAGCCTGTAATGAAGATTCAAACTTATCATTCACACTATCATTTCTCTTTCAAACAATCTGAAGAATTAGGATGATGGCATATAAAAAACGTTCATCAACCAAATCAACATTTACTTCATCATGAGTCGAAACGAACAATATTATCAACATGTAAtataaatcttgaatgaaatatataTGTACCTATCAAGTAGATCTGAGCAGAGTTCTTCAAACTTTGCCCTTGTAAGGGTGGTGTCAATGTGTTTGGGACCATCATTTGTGGCTGTGATGAAAGGCAAGCTATGAAGGAAAGCATAAATCAGTAAAACCATTTGCCAAAAATAACAGAAACATCAATCATCATTTTCTTCAAATATCCACTCACCTTATATTTGCTTGTGTCAAAGTTGAAAGTTCCATCTTAGCCTTTTCAGCAGTCTCAGTCAAACGCTGTAGAGCCTGCTTGTCCTTTAATAACTCTATACCCTCATCTTTTTTAAAGCTAGCAGCAAGCCAATCAACTATTCTCTACATAAACATATTTGATAAAAATGAAACTGTAAATCAATTATGCGGCATTAAAAGTAGTGGTAAACATGCATCGATATTGACTGTACAACAATACAAACCTTATCAAAATCATCACCACCTAGATGTGTATCTCCAGAAGTAGAAAGCACTTCAAATACTCCATCACCAACCTCAAGTACTACAATCAACAAAATCAGTAACAAACATCAAAACAAGTACTCCTAACGACTAATAACAATCTCATTATCAGAATCCCCCTTTAAAACTTAATATAGGTTAGCAGGCAAGTTGAAACGTATGCTTTCAAACGTTCCCTCACCTGAAACGTCAAAAGTACCACCACCAAGATCAAACACTAATATTGTCTCATTATTCTTCCTTTCGAAGCCATAAGCTAGTGAAGCAGCTGTAGGTTCATTAATAATACGAAGAACCTCAAGTCCGGCAATACGACCAGCATCCTTTGTAGCCGTTCTTTGCGAATCGTTAAAATAAGCAGGAACTGTTACAACAGCTTTTGTAACCTTATCATTCAAAAACTTTGATGCATCATCTACAAGCTTTCTCAATACCTAATTATCAATCAATATCAATCAATATAAAACAATAAATCGCAATTCAATATAACATAATTAAACTaacctcattatatatatatatatatatatatatatatatatatatatatatatatatatatatatatatatatatatatatagtggtaggatcaagagggaagtaaccattcggggggaaggggggaagcaaaaacttttttttcttcgttttttgaaaaaactttgttcacgaacattatagatgagatgaaaatatgaacatttagtagagacactttgtgataaatgtttttattttggcgggaaaacgctcgaagaagtaatatataacaattatcgtgtttttcgagcgtattttgaggttttagctattggggtttagatattggggtttagatattagggtttagaaatttagggtttagggtttagatttagggtttagatttaggatttagattgagtttttaacacgaacggtttagagtttagggtttagggtttggtgttttgggtttagagaataaacccaaaacaccaaaccctaaaccctaaacccaaaaccctaaacccaaaaccctaaaccctaaaccctaaaccctaaaccctaaaccctaaaccctaaaccctaaaccctaaaccctaaaccctaaaccctaaaccgtaaaccctaaatcgggctaaattttacttcacaaaacatggaaaaaaaaaacgttcatattcttcacgaacaatattatcatcgttttcccgcctaaataataacattcatcacgaagtgtctcttctaaatgttcatattttttcgtgtgatcttgatgacgaaaaaaaaaataaattcaaaaaaaacgaaaaaaaaaaaaattgcttcccccgcttcaaccgattggttactttcccattgatcctgcctctatatatatatatatatatatatatatatatatatatatatatatatatatatatatatatacacaaaatagaTATAAGTTTAGGATATACCTGAGCTGAAATTTCTTCAGCTGCAAATTGTTTGCCAATGGCAGGACAATCAAGCTTTACGTTACCGTTCTCATCACGAACGACGGTGTAGGAAACCTGCTTCGATTCATCATCAACCTCAGACATCTTCCTTCCAATAAACCGTTTAACCGAGAAAAACGTATTCTCAGGGTTAACAACCGCCTGCCGTTTAGCAATTTGTCCAACTAACCTATCACCGTTCTTCGTGTAAGCAACAACAGACGGCGTCGTTCTCTGTCCCTCAGCGTTGGTCACAATCACCGGCTTACCACCTTCCATAGCACCGACGGCGGAATTGGTGGTTCCGAGATCAATTCCGACGACTTTTTCGGCGAAGACTCTGAGAGCTCCATTTCTACGAGATTTTGTGGTGGTTTTGAGTTTAAGAGATGATATTTGTTGTGAAAATGAAACGGAGGTTCTTAATCCGTGGCTGAATAAGACGGTGTTTGAAGATTTGGTTGATGAAGTGAAAGCGGTGGCTCCGAGAGGGATATGAGCAGTTGATGATGATGCCATTTTTGGTGGTTTAATTTCTCAGCCGCGCTAAAACCCTAGAGATTTGGGATAAGAGACGACGGAGAAATTGGGGAGAAGCTGTGAAGAAAGAAGATGATAAAGTAGCGGATTGGAGGCGGATGGGGTTAGGTGGGTCCAAAAcccctttttttttatttaaactacgttctccgaaaaagaaaaaaaatttaaaacgtaAAAAATATTGTGacaaatgaaaaaataaaaaaataaatcattTTTGAGTTTTTCTTTTGATTATTTGATTGgtaatgaaatgaaatgaaatgaaatgaatgaAAAAGAAAGTACATATTAGATATTAAATATTACTATACGTTTCTTGGCTCTTTCATTTAAAAATGATCGGATATGAAAAAAAAATATGTATGTTTATaatgattaattattaattatttatttaattataatataattttaaaagCACGATGTGTACATGTCTATTTTTTTGTGTCCATTTCAAGATCGAAAATGGACCTTGAAATTGATTAAAGTGAAGTGTCGTTCAATGTCCTTAGTTCAAAGTGTTGGTGAGAGAAAAAATGAGGTGGATTAAAAAGAAAatagaataataaaaaaaacaaaaaatcaaGTTATACACCGTCGGTTGCCCGACGGCGAATAACCGACCTTGATATCGACGGAACCGACGTTGGGCTGGTGTCCATATTGCCGGCATCGGTCATGAAATTGGAGCCGACGGTGGGAATTTTATTTGGATACAGTGTGCTCTAATAAATTACTGTGTAgttttacttttatattttatcatTCTTATTTGATAATTATTTTTACCAAGTTAGTTATTTTCAGATCATTTCGTTTGTTTTTTCATTTCGTTTATTGTTTGAGGATATAAATGTGAGCTATTTTATATACGTTTCTTTCGATGCTTTTATTCTCTCTTTTAATCCATCACATTCTTTTTTTCGTTACAATAAAATCAAGAATGCAACCAGAAGAAAATAACATGGTTATTACAATGATgacaatttttaattattattacagAATGGCTAGTCTTCATCTTCatatttaaaacttaaaacttACTGACAACACATTTTGATATCATTAGATAAAAGATAAAAGGTTAATGTTTTTAATTGGCGCCTTCCTATTAACCTTTTGCCCACAAAAGAAAACCTTGCTCTACGTAACATTGATCTTCCGAATCTGAGATGCGGTCTATGCAACACATCTTCTGAAAACGAGAACCATTTATTCGCTCTTTGCTCGATAAGCTCTCTTATTTGGCACAGAATTCAGTTATGGATTGGTTTGTCTTTACCGAATTGGACTTCAACGAATGATATCTGGGCATGGGTTGATGGGGTTCCAATTACGGGACATCAAAGAATTATTCTTAAAACCATTATTTTATCGGCTCTTTGGAACATTTGGAGACTTCGAAACGCCATTATCTTCAAGGACTCGAGTATTCGGGCTTCTACTGTTTTTGATAACATTGTGGTTTTCGCTTTTAATTGGTTATATTCTAGATTTTGTAAAGCTAGAATTAATTGGACGACATGGCTCCAAAATCCTTTGTATTATTTGTGAACTTTCCTAGCTCATTGCtagtttttttatttatatatttttctgctgttaaaaataaaaaaaaaaaaaaaaaaaaaaaaaaaaacaactcggTCAAGATTAATCCAATTAAACCGTGTAATTTTAGGTTGAGATGACGAGTAAAAAAGAGTTAGAAATAGTCATGAATTATTCAATAAGACCGCGCACATTAGATAAATATATCTCACTTGCTAGTTGCTAAGTAAACTAGTAAAGGAAACAAGTTGTTACTCTGTTTATCATTAACATATCTAATTGGGTTATTAACTTCAAAAATAAATTGTTAATTATTTGGAAAAATGGTTAGCAATTAGcattaactagttttcgaaccctcgcttcgcgccggaggtTCGCTTTTCAATGTATttaattgcgtttagtttgtaaaattgtttcgtggctaacgatgatgtcgttgaagcgcaactcgagtcgaactaaaaggtataacccgtgaaggatttaaatgttattttacattaaaaatacatgtgcatctccgcgtttcgctatagaattgtcgacttttaaaaatttaacgcaaaatctacgtgtatgaaaaataccccaaatatttagcgttttttaaaaagcgtccgttttgcttaTAGTtattgacattgtgttcctaaaattatttcgagtttaacgatggtgtcggaaaaatttaactcgttgcgagcaacAGGATTTGACCCGTTGAATATatctgggtggagtttatttaagattttttatgaaaatggttatttgacacttaccccctgtttggggggtcgatttgatttTTTGAAAAAAGTGGAGGGGCTTTGTAAGTGAAATGAAATTTAGGggtaaaaaaaaggtgaaaagacgaAAACGCTCTTagttactattcatcattttttgtctaatagatagtatctatatctatatagtcatataaagctctaaaatgataatgtcatcATTAAGTTAATTAGTCTTtatttttcataatgatgatgtcataattatatattaatttaattaaaaataatacaaaatcttttataaaaggaaatattaatctcttctaaatcgtaattttaattttctaaaaaaatataaatggcaattattattactaattattattattattattaaaaatataaatataaatacttaactttgagcaattttattattatcatttacttttaatataataattatatttataattattatattattaatattcaaatatggattctttttacgaaattaattacgttacatatgtatgcaaaaatatatctctatatatttgtaaaaacgacaagtttcttagtcaaacgagtcattaaaatatatatttgtaaaaacgacaagtttcttagtcaaacgagtcattaaaataaatgaccttaacatttacatttacttaatacctaaaacgtGTCATTAgaatgtttcgtttaaacaaacctgtgatttcacgggttatttcacgtgtagtaataatataacaatttgtcTATAATCACATCTTAAGTACGATTACATGCAGTTATTTATTGTTCCTTTCATGGGATACAAGCCTCAATTGGTTATATAGTCCGTACATTGATATGGACACAACTTTTAAGTGTGGTGTAGCGTACAATCAAATGATCATACTACAACAGCAGTGCAAAGACATTGTGTACAATGCCAATGGTGTTATGATTATAGTGTTTATCCATCAAAAACTACAGGGATTTTGGGCAATTAACGATACAGTACCGTACGAAATAATCTGGGATAGAAAAAACAGCTTTGTGATGGATATATCAATGATGAAAAGTGTGTTTAATGGTAATAAAAACAAGACACATATAGATGTAATACGATAATAAAAACATGGGCTTACTTCTATACCCGACTCAGCCTCATATTATAACAAGCTCATATGTAAAGATATAAATCAGTAACGAGCAGTAAACGAGCACATCGGTGCAGGACAGCAGCACACAAAATATCCCAAACTTATTGGATGTTTAGAGCCATGAATAAGTTCTGTTTTCGAGCATGTTCCGGAATAAGCCTGTGGACGGTCTCTCTCGATACGTCACCAAGTTCTGCAACACCGAAACACATTAAACCCCATACATACAAAAATGATGAAAAAGTGAGCTTCAAGTCCAAAACTGGATAGACAGTTGTACAATAAACCCTAATGAAGAGTTAGAATTCTAATAGGATGTGGTTGTGTGAAGGAGAACTCATTTCTTGAGAAATTGTTTCGTTAGAAAGTGGGTTAGGACTAGAAGTGGCATTATGGGTGGGTCAATGCattggattaaaaaaaaaaaaaaaaaaaacagctttGTTATGAGTGTCTCTTACCTTGAGGTTTAAAATTGAAGAGTGGAGGAAGGGGGCGACCGTTTGGAAGACGGGTACTAGGGTCCCGCAATTCATCAAAGAAGGGATGAACACAAGCTTCCAACtaaaaaaacaattaaaaaaaaggtTAAAAAATCGATCCCTACTTGATCAAGACTGCTAATAATGGTTTATAAAAGACTGAACTTACAGCAGTGCATCGTAAATTGGGCGAATACTGGAAAAACCTACAAACTAGATCCACTGCTTCAGGAGGTAAACGCTTCTGAAAAACCTGAAAAGTAAAACAAAAATTAGAATTTATGTGAATACAAATCAATATCATCGTTATCTTGTTATGATGATGAAAGCTATCCTAGTCTACCCAAATTGGTAGCCCAAAACCATCATTCACATAATTTAGAGGTGTTGGGATGTGCATTTCAAAACAAATGCTACaatatttgaattatcataattAGATAGTCAGTGGTAATATAAATTTGCT comes from Rutidosis leptorrhynchoides isolate AG116_Rl617_1_P2 chromosome 4, CSIRO_AGI_Rlap_v1, whole genome shotgun sequence and encodes:
- the LOC139845196 gene encoding uncharacterized protein is translated as MTEISLRRSFRFLLLFSLISLQSFVGFSDDTNSRTVTKVDAHPSSSSRTGSTILIICITLSAVGGLSFFLFKLWQKKKRDEQYARLLKLFEQDDELELELGLRD
- the LOC139839675 gene encoding stromal 70 kDa heat shock-related protein, chloroplastic-like, translating into MASSSTAHIPLGATAFTSSTKSSNTVLFSHGLRTSVSFSQQISSLKLKTTTKSRRNGALRVFAEKVVGIDLGTTNSAVGAMEGGKPVIVTNAEGQRTTPSVVAYTKNGDRLVGQIAKRQAVVNPENTFFSVKRFIGRKMSEVDDESKQVSYTVVRDENGNVKLDCPAIGKQFAAEEISAQVLRKLVDDASKFLNDKVTKAVVTVPAYFNDSQRTATKDAGRIAGLEVLRIINEPTAASLAYGFERKNNETILVFDLGGGTFDVSVLEVGDGVFEVLSTSGDTHLGGDDFDKRIVDWLAASFKKDEGIELLKDKQALQRLTETAEKAKMELSTLTQANISLPFITATNDGPKHIDTTLTRAKFEELCSDLLDRLKKPVENSLRDAKLSFKDLDEVILVGGSTRIPAVQEVVKGLTGKEPNVTVNPDEVVALGAAVQAGVLAGDVSDIVLLDVTPLSIGLETLGGVMTKIIPRNTTLPTSKSEVFSTAADGQTSVEINVLQGEREFVRDNKSLGSFRLDGIPPAPRGVPQVEVKFDIDANGILSVTALDKGTGKKQDITITGASTLPNDEVQRMVNEAEKFAKEDKEKRDAIDTKNQADSVVYQTEKQLKELGDKVPAPVKEKVEEKLGSLKEAISGGSTQTIKDAMAALNQEVMQLGQSLYNQPGASGAGPSPGEGSGSESSEPSSKGPEGDVIDADFTDSK